A part of Pseudoalteromonas arctica A 37-1-2 genomic DNA contains:
- a CDS encoding TonB-dependent receptor domain-containing protein has protein sequence MINMLPFNKKSLPLIVSTLCAGMSFASLAEQTPNTSETIEVWGTTITNNSLLQDDIERKQANHLSDLLRDQAGIDVGGSHSIVQGINIRGVDDLDLNITVDGISQNNNMFHHSGNLLINADILKAVDIKVGTNSVLTGGLSGGVAFETKDAKDLLEPGQDFGARLYTNLGTNDYAGGSAALYGQLTDNVDALAYYTSTDRNNFENGNGKEVTGNEGRTIDGIFKLGWDVNESNRLVFSYDRYNDEGDYYVKTNFGAGFAEDSNAKTEDIDYTRTSTSLAYELDKGDAITLRASVYRNELSYIALGTEGNSEHTGYTALATSKIALAGFNHTLRYGGEGYEQVSKRIANHVQTNKDTADSHAVYIEDEIALTEQLFVTPGVRYNYFKVDMYSAGTNDSLNKSWNELTFGLAAKYLVNDNWSISASSTELFQGPGLRESYVDYSTNFDKNLKAETGVNNAIGFAFKERNVLGLDSLGFSLNVFKTRIEDYIDNWAIGKGRPIGTYANSGDYDIDGFESTFSLRKALFSARLSYSKSDSEQLETHEQLRYEVGDSISLNLGYEVPQYDLKFNWTSLINRTDDSVSSGADIHKVGYQVHNISMQWLPSQLEALSMTLGVENIFDKTYYSHASYSSDTVQDYEAGRNVKLSASYVF, from the coding sequence ATGATAAATATGCTCCCATTTAATAAAAAGTCTCTCCCTCTTATTGTTAGTACTTTATGCGCCGGTATGTCATTCGCTAGCTTGGCCGAACAGACTCCCAACACATCAGAAACAATCGAAGTTTGGGGTACAACTATTACGAACAATTCGTTATTACAAGACGACATTGAAAGAAAACAAGCTAATCACTTAAGCGACTTATTACGCGACCAAGCTGGTATTGATGTGGGTGGCTCGCATTCAATAGTGCAAGGCATTAATATTCGTGGCGTTGACGACTTAGATTTAAATATTACCGTTGATGGAATTAGCCAAAACAACAACATGTTTCATCACTCGGGTAACTTATTAATTAACGCTGATATTTTAAAAGCGGTTGATATAAAAGTAGGTACGAACTCAGTGCTCACCGGTGGCCTTTCAGGCGGTGTCGCCTTTGAAACCAAAGACGCTAAAGATTTACTAGAGCCAGGGCAAGATTTTGGTGCTCGTTTATATACAAATTTAGGCACTAACGACTATGCTGGAGGCTCTGCCGCATTATATGGCCAACTAACTGATAATGTTGATGCCTTAGCCTACTACACCTCAACAGACAGAAATAATTTTGAAAACGGCAATGGCAAAGAAGTAACCGGTAACGAAGGTCGTACAATTGACGGAATATTCAAACTAGGTTGGGATGTAAACGAAAGTAATCGTTTAGTATTTTCTTACGATAGATATAACGACGAAGGCGATTACTACGTAAAAACTAACTTTGGTGCTGGCTTTGCTGAAGACTCAAACGCTAAAACAGAAGATATTGATTACACTCGCACAAGTACCTCTTTAGCCTACGAGCTAGATAAAGGCGATGCAATTACCCTACGCGCTAGCGTTTACCGAAACGAGCTAAGCTACATAGCACTTGGTACAGAAGGCAACTCTGAGCATACAGGTTACACAGCGCTTGCCACTTCAAAAATTGCACTTGCTGGCTTTAACCATACATTGCGCTACGGCGGTGAAGGCTATGAGCAAGTATCAAAGCGTATCGCAAACCACGTTCAAACTAACAAAGACACAGCCGACTCTCATGCTGTTTATATTGAAGACGAAATAGCCCTAACCGAACAGTTATTTGTGACCCCAGGCGTGCGCTACAACTATTTTAAAGTAGACATGTACTCTGCTGGTACTAACGATTCATTAAATAAATCGTGGAACGAACTAACGTTTGGTTTAGCTGCTAAATACCTTGTTAATGATAACTGGAGCATAAGCGCAAGCTCTACTGAGTTATTTCAAGGGCCTGGCCTTCGTGAAAGTTACGTTGATTACAGCACTAACTTTGATAAAAACCTAAAAGCAGAAACAGGTGTAAATAACGCCATCGGATTTGCCTTCAAAGAACGTAATGTATTGGGCTTAGATTCTTTAGGCTTTTCACTTAATGTGTTTAAAACCCGCATTGAAGATTACATAGACAACTGGGCAATAGGTAAAGGTCGCCCAATTGGTACGTACGCAAATTCAGGTGATTACGATATTGATGGCTTTGAATCCACGTTCTCACTTCGTAAAGCGCTCTTTAGTGCGCGTTTAAGCTACTCGAAATCTGATTCAGAACAGTTAGAAACGCATGAACAATTACGCTACGAAGTAGGCGATAGTATTTCATTAAATTTAGGCTACGAAGTCCCTCAGTATGATTTAAAGTTTAACTGGACCAGCCTAATTAACAGAACGGATGATTCGGTATCAAGCGGTGCTGATATCCATAAAGTAGGCTATCAAGTTCATAACATCAGCATGCAGTGGCTACCAAGTCAGCTTGAAGCACTTAGCATGACCTTAGGT
- a CDS encoding LysR family transcriptional regulator: MNLNQLDLNLLIILKQLLNEKHISNTALTLGMSQPSISRSLSKLRSLFDDPLLIRMAGGYELTPKAQSIQQDLNSILNMVETLVNKQTFDAKTSQATIKLFGLPPQMHLLIETIIKDVREQAPNITLEIDTLPKPQFSDLLKGETHFVITGHKPTSSEDKLYRQALFERDFKLIMASTHPLANTKLNIELLRNCNFGQISIQGEKSLSIAHCFAALGIDNINTPIRLKNFYSIGTIAQNTDLIFFVPDHFANDICRHHDVVARVVPPELDLEHDEVYLYWHQRHHNDPVCQWFRELVKSKVFKI; encoded by the coding sequence ATGAATTTAAATCAGCTCGACCTAAACCTACTCATTATTTTAAAACAGCTATTAAACGAAAAACACATTAGTAATACTGCGTTGACGTTAGGTATGAGCCAACCTTCAATTAGTCGGTCTTTAAGTAAGTTACGTAGTTTATTTGACGACCCATTACTAATTAGAATGGCCGGTGGATATGAACTAACGCCTAAAGCACAGTCGATTCAGCAAGATTTAAACTCTATTTTGAATATGGTCGAAACACTGGTTAATAAGCAAACCTTTGATGCTAAAACCAGCCAAGCCACTATTAAGTTATTTGGCTTGCCACCACAAATGCACTTACTAATAGAAACCATTATTAAAGATGTGCGCGAACAAGCGCCTAATATCACCCTTGAAATAGACACGTTACCAAAACCGCAATTTTCAGATTTACTAAAAGGCGAAACTCATTTTGTTATAACAGGCCATAAACCAACAAGCTCTGAGGACAAACTGTATCGTCAAGCGTTGTTTGAACGCGACTTTAAATTAATAATGGCAAGTACTCATCCGCTTGCTAATACAAAGCTGAATATTGAATTATTACGTAACTGTAACTTTGGACAAATATCGATTCAGGGAGAAAAGTCACTTTCTATTGCGCACTGCTTTGCAGCACTTGGGATTGATAATATTAATACGCCAATACGCTTAAAAAACTTTTATAGTATTGGCACCATTGCACAAAATACCGATTTAATATTTTTTGTACCGGACCATTTTGCTAATGATATTTGTCGCCATCATGATGTAGTTGCAAGAGTGGTCCCTCCAGAACTAGATTTAGAGCACGATGAAGTCTATTTATATTGGCATCAACGCCATCATAATGATCCTGTTTGCCAATGGTTTAGAGAGCTAGTTAAAAGCAAAGTATTTAAAATATAA
- a CDS encoding short chain dehydrogenase, whose product MKVLLIGASGIVGAAIAADLHDHQVIKASFKNSEHTVDIQDKASIEALFKKIGNVDAVISTAGLIAFAPINELSEQDYTTTVGNKLMGNITLFHVATKYINQGGSFTFTSGFLAQNPAPGSAAVSMVNAALDSFAKAAALELEGILHVNTVSPHFVKETMEIMGMDSTSGITAADTAKAFRHAIESNQTGKAFDVVDYI is encoded by the coding sequence ATGAAAGTATTATTAATAGGCGCATCAGGCATAGTTGGGGCAGCAATAGCGGCAGACCTTCATGATCATCAAGTTATAAAAGCGAGCTTTAAAAACAGCGAACACACGGTAGACATTCAAGATAAAGCCTCTATAGAAGCATTATTTAAAAAAATAGGAAATGTTGATGCGGTTATATCTACGGCAGGTTTAATTGCCTTCGCACCTATAAACGAGTTAAGTGAGCAAGATTACACAACAACTGTAGGTAATAAATTAATGGGTAATATTACACTATTCCATGTGGCAACTAAGTACATTAATCAAGGCGGTAGTTTTACTTTTACTTCAGGCTTTTTAGCACAAAATCCTGCGCCTGGCTCAGCAGCTGTAAGCATGGTAAATGCAGCGTTAGATTCATTCGCTAAAGCGGCGGCATTAGAACTTGAAGGCATATTACACGTAAATACCGTAAGTCCTCATTTTGTAAAGGAAACGATGGAGATAATGGGTATGGATAGCACCAGTGGTATAACCGCTGCTGATACCGCTAAAGCATTTAGACACGCAATTGAAAGTAACCAAACAGGTAAAGCTTTTGATGTAGTCGACTATATTTAG
- a CDS encoding LysR family transcriptional regulator, whose translation MDLLKSIQVFEQVAQQQSFSRAAESLNLVPSAVSRQINELEKWLDIRLINRTTRSLSLTEDGKAYLLKLSDIRAQVTELRRSKTQQQQIKGLIKITAPIMIGQYMLPVALAEFKELHQDVDLAISLMNRKVELVEEGFDLAIRVGHLNDSTMVARNIGNMRFKTVASPHYINTHGMPSTPKDLKNHQCLINTAVTNAKRWSYLIDGKSTVIKVAGSFEVNDSQSLKAFAIANQGIAQLPSFYVDAAIQSGELIEILSDYVPSPLPVNLLYPSQRLLSPTVRALVDYLVPFLNQQKQKW comes from the coding sequence ATGGATTTATTAAAATCAATTCAGGTATTTGAGCAAGTAGCCCAGCAGCAAAGCTTTAGCCGCGCTGCCGAGAGTTTAAACTTAGTGCCCTCAGCCGTTAGCAGGCAAATTAACGAGCTTGAAAAATGGCTCGATATTAGGTTAATAAACCGTACTACACGCTCATTAAGTTTAACCGAAGACGGTAAAGCATATTTACTTAAGCTCAGTGATATTCGTGCACAAGTCACCGAACTTCGCCGCTCCAAAACACAGCAACAACAAATCAAAGGGCTTATAAAAATTACAGCTCCCATAATGATTGGGCAATATATGCTGCCGGTTGCATTAGCTGAATTTAAAGAGCTGCATCAGGACGTTGATTTAGCAATTTCACTTATGAATCGTAAAGTAGAGCTGGTGGAAGAAGGCTTTGATTTAGCTATACGCGTAGGGCACTTAAACGACTCAACAATGGTCGCGCGTAATATTGGTAATATGCGCTTTAAAACGGTAGCAAGCCCTCACTATATTAACACTCACGGCATGCCCAGTACGCCTAAAGATCTTAAAAACCATCAATGTTTAATAAATACCGCAGTAACTAATGCCAAGCGATGGTCGTACTTAATTGACGGAAAAAGCACAGTAATAAAAGTAGCTGGTAGCTTTGAAGTTAACGATTCTCAAAGCTTAAAAGCCTTTGCTATAGCGAATCAAGGTATTGCTCAGCTGCCTAGTTTTTACGTTGATGCGGCAATTCAATCCGGTGAGTTAATAGAAATATTAAGCGATTATGTACCAAGCCCATTACCCGTGAATTTACTCTATCCATCGCAACGTTTATTAAGCCCAACTGTCCGCGCTTTGGTGGACTATTTAGTGCCATTTTTAAATCAACAAAAGCAAAAGTGGTAG
- a CDS encoding amidohydrolase has translation MKKSLISIALGFAALSAFNANANIDQQVKKVEQQVIDWRRDFHQNPELGNRETRTAGIVAKHLKSLGMEVQTGIAYTGVVGLLKGAKPGPTVMLRADMDALPVTEKADVDFKSTKTTNYRGVDVGIMHACGHDTHVAMLMGAAQVLANMKDELHGNIMFVFQPAEEGAPEGEEGGAELMLKEGIFKQYKPEAAFGLHITSSLHSGKIGYRSGPAMASADRFEITVHGKQAHGSAPWTGVDPIAAAAQIVTGVNHIVSRQINITKEPAIVSFGKIAGGVRNNIIPEEVEMVGTIRNFDMDNRAQIFEKIKTTATHIAKSSGATAEVHIHEGYPVTINNPKLTAQMLPSLKKAAGNGNVVEMGKITGAEDFSFYALEVPSVFVFLGGTPSEQDLNTVASNHSPYFYADESSFKVGTKALSLLAVDYLNAHKR, from the coding sequence ATGAAAAAATCACTAATTTCAATAGCGCTGGGCTTTGCTGCCCTTAGTGCGTTTAATGCCAATGCAAACATTGATCAGCAAGTGAAAAAGGTAGAGCAACAGGTTATTGATTGGCGACGTGATTTTCATCAAAACCCTGAGCTTGGAAATCGCGAAACCCGCACAGCAGGTATTGTCGCTAAGCACTTAAAGTCGCTGGGTATGGAAGTACAAACAGGGATTGCTTATACAGGTGTTGTGGGGCTATTAAAAGGTGCAAAGCCAGGCCCAACAGTAATGCTACGCGCAGATATGGACGCGCTGCCAGTTACTGAAAAAGCCGATGTTGATTTTAAATCAACTAAAACCACTAATTACCGTGGTGTAGATGTAGGCATAATGCATGCTTGTGGGCACGACACGCACGTGGCTATGCTAATGGGCGCTGCACAAGTGCTTGCAAACATGAAAGATGAGCTACACGGTAATATTATGTTTGTATTTCAGCCTGCAGAAGAAGGCGCACCTGAGGGGGAAGAGGGTGGCGCTGAGTTAATGCTTAAAGAAGGCATATTTAAACAATACAAACCAGAAGCTGCTTTTGGGTTACACATAACATCTAGTTTGCACAGCGGTAAAATTGGTTATAGAAGTGGCCCTGCAATGGCCAGTGCAGACCGATTTGAAATAACTGTACATGGCAAGCAGGCACACGGCTCTGCACCGTGGACAGGGGTTGACCCAATTGCCGCAGCTGCGCAAATAGTAACAGGCGTAAATCATATTGTTAGTCGCCAAATCAACATTACCAAAGAGCCCGCTATTGTCTCGTTTGGAAAAATAGCGGGAGGCGTACGCAATAATATTATTCCTGAAGAAGTTGAAATGGTAGGTACAATTCGTAACTTTGATATGGATAACCGAGCACAAATATTTGAAAAAATAAAAACCACAGCCACGCACATTGCTAAATCGTCGGGTGCAACTGCAGAGGTACACATTCACGAAGGTTATCCGGTAACGATTAATAACCCAAAGTTAACTGCGCAAATGTTACCTAGCCTTAAAAAAGCAGCGGGTAATGGAAACGTAGTTGAAATGGGAAAAATAACCGGCGCAGAAGACTTTTCGTTTTACGCATTAGAAGTGCCGAGTGTATTTGTATTTTTAGGCGGCACACCAAGTGAGCAAGATTTAAATACAGTGGCTAGTAATCACTCACCTTATTTTTATGCCGACGAATCATCGTTTAAAGTAGGCACTAAGGCGCTTAGCCTGTTAGCTGTTGATTATTTAAACGCACATAAAAGATAG
- a CDS encoding GFA family protein, with protein MEITGSCYCGEIKYQAKSQNNNALVCHCSDCQRMSSGPFRAVIIAEPNSVVFTQGEPKEFVKTAQSGNKRAQGFCGTCGTTLYATNEAKADRVYGLRIGAVDQRDQFTPTAQIWSKSTLNWLNELHQVPSFETTPQK; from the coding sequence ATGGAAATTACTGGAAGCTGTTACTGTGGTGAAATTAAATACCAAGCAAAGTCTCAAAATAACAACGCACTTGTTTGCCATTGTAGCGATTGCCAACGTATGTCGAGCGGCCCATTTAGAGCCGTTATAATTGCAGAGCCAAATTCGGTAGTATTTACCCAAGGTGAGCCAAAAGAGTTTGTTAAGACAGCGCAAAGCGGTAACAAGCGTGCGCAAGGTTTTTGTGGCACATGTGGTACAACACTTTATGCAACTAACGAAGCTAAAGCTGACCGTGTATATGGCTTGCGTATTGGTGCGGTTGATCAGCGTGATCAGTTTACGCCAACAGCACAAATTTGGTCTAAATCGACGCTTAATTGGCTTAACGAATTACATCAAGTGCCTTCATTTGAAACCACACCACAAAAATAA
- a CDS encoding RidA family protein, protein MNSLIKTAFLASTLITCSAFAASSNVDFLNAGKANPNLPFSQIVKAGNTLYMSGQIGINPVTGKLATGGFEGEAKQTLENIKRTLELHNYSMSNIVKCTVMLTDINDFKAFNAIYTQYFSAPYPARSAFAVKALALDSLVEVECIGAV, encoded by the coding sequence ATGAACTCACTGATAAAAACCGCTTTTTTAGCAAGCACATTAATTACCTGCAGTGCATTTGCAGCTTCGAGTAATGTCGACTTTTTAAATGCAGGCAAAGCTAATCCTAACTTGCCATTTTCGCAAATAGTAAAAGCCGGTAATACGCTTTATATGTCGGGGCAAATAGGTATTAACCCTGTAACAGGTAAGTTGGCTACAGGCGGTTTTGAAGGCGAGGCTAAACAAACACTTGAAAATATTAAACGCACTTTAGAGCTGCATAACTACAGCATGAGCAACATAGTTAAATGTACGGTTATGCTAACTGACATAAATGACTTTAAAGCATTTAATGCTATTTATACTCAGTATTTTAGTGCGCCGTATCCTGCACGTAGTGCTTTTGCTGTAAAGGCGTTAGCGCTTGATTCTTTAGTAGAAGTTGAGTGTATAGGTGCTGTTTAA
- a CDS encoding MFS transporter, translating to MLNNTPKSRFAGILLVLGILLIAANLRATFTGIAPVLEQIINHFGLSASQAGFLTTLPLIAFAVVSPMAATLAKKQGLERTLFVALLFILAGVAARVINTSAMLFVGTAIIGVGIAIANVLLPSLIKRDFPAKIALMTSAYVLTMGVVSGGFSTLVFPLSQLNGLGWQLALGSSALITLASIIVWMSQLSKHTKPASIAQHANTSKSVWRYLLAWQITLLLGLNSFLNYIIITWLPSILTEAGQSATQAGAYHGAFQIATALPGFILIPLLAKLKDQSALSFILAMLSALSALGLLYMPNFAFVWTLMLGFCSGGCFILGLSFISLRTDDSQQAASLSGMSQSVGYLLAAIGPMLAGALHTATGSWSAPLWLCAIAGVLCALCGLGSGKNTTLAKSAN from the coding sequence TTGTTAAATAACACACCTAAATCACGCTTTGCTGGCATATTACTTGTGCTTGGCATATTACTTATTGCCGCAAATTTACGCGCCACATTTACAGGTATTGCACCTGTGCTTGAACAAATTATTAATCACTTTGGGCTTAGCGCATCGCAAGCTGGTTTCTTAACAACACTGCCACTCATTGCCTTTGCGGTTGTATCGCCAATGGCCGCAACTCTTGCTAAAAAACAAGGTTTAGAGCGCACCTTATTTGTCGCTTTGCTATTTATACTTGCAGGGGTTGCAGCGCGGGTAATAAATACCTCTGCCATGCTATTTGTGGGCACCGCTATTATTGGCGTAGGTATTGCCATAGCAAATGTATTATTACCAAGTTTAATTAAGCGCGACTTTCCTGCAAAAATTGCGTTAATGACCTCAGCTTATGTGCTCACTATGGGCGTGGTATCGGGTGGGTTTTCTACTTTAGTATTCCCACTTAGTCAGTTAAACGGGTTAGGATGGCAACTTGCGCTAGGCTCATCAGCCCTTATTACTCTGGCGAGTATTATTGTATGGATGTCGCAATTAAGTAAGCACACAAAACCCGCGAGTATTGCTCAACACGCTAACACGTCAAAAAGTGTATGGCGCTATTTACTAGCATGGCAAATTACCCTACTGCTGGGCTTAAACTCGTTTTTAAATTATATAATTATTACGTGGTTACCTAGCATATTAACCGAAGCTGGCCAAAGTGCTACGCAAGCAGGTGCTTATCATGGGGCTTTTCAAATTGCGACCGCATTGCCAGGTTTTATATTAATTCCGCTACTTGCCAAATTAAAAGATCAAAGCGCGCTTAGCTTTATTTTAGCTATGCTCAGTGCACTTAGTGCATTGGGGCTGCTTTACATGCCTAACTTTGCCTTTGTGTGGACCTTAATGCTGGGCTTTTGCTCTGGTGGGTGCTTTATACTAGGGCTTTCATTTATTAGTTTGCGAACAGATGATTCACAACAAGCGGCGTCGCTTTCGGGTATGTCGCAAAGTGTAGGGTATTTACTTGCCGCTATTGGACCTATGCTAGCTGGGGCATTACACACTGCAACAGGCAGTTGGAGTGCGCCATTATGGTTATGCGCTATTGCCGGTGTACTGTGTGCTTTATGTGGTTTAGGCAGTGGTAAAAATACCACTTTAGCTAAATCAGCTAACTAG
- a CDS encoding AraC family transcriptional regulator gives MFDAIGWDDIKNFETMAQPIIAKIEHAHASHEIPLHTHPKGQLILALHGYVTCEVSAKMWMVPTHSAIWIPAQKVHSNRASDNAQLCHLFIDSSKNGMPLNTCTLAITPLVKELMCELAGHNQHYTLNSKTARLAQVLFDQLIEMPVQPLDFVLSKNEVIQTMSDQLINMPNNRKTLPQWAKQFALTERTLARLIKKETGMTFGKWRTQLHIITALKALSDKQSVQQVSELLGYESVSAFITMFKKVMKKSPMKYMSDLNQLN, from the coding sequence ATGTTTGATGCAATTGGCTGGGACGACATTAAAAATTTTGAAACTATGGCGCAGCCTATAATAGCCAAAATAGAGCACGCGCATGCAAGTCACGAAATACCACTACATACCCATCCAAAAGGGCAATTAATTTTAGCGCTACATGGTTATGTAACGTGTGAAGTGTCGGCCAAAATGTGGATGGTGCCTACGCACAGTGCAATTTGGATCCCAGCACAAAAGGTGCATAGTAATAGGGCGTCTGATAACGCGCAGCTTTGTCATTTATTTATAGATAGTAGTAAAAACGGTATGCCGCTAAATACCTGTACGTTAGCCATTACGCCACTGGTTAAAGAGCTAATGTGTGAGTTGGCTGGGCATAATCAGCACTATACTTTAAATAGTAAAACAGCACGTTTAGCGCAGGTGTTGTTTGATCAACTTATTGAAATGCCTGTACAGCCACTGGATTTTGTATTATCTAAAAACGAGGTAATTCAAACCATGAGCGATCAGCTTATAAATATGCCTAATAACCGAAAAACATTACCACAATGGGCTAAGCAGTTTGCATTAACTGAGCGCACATTAGCGCGGTTAATTAAAAAAGAAACCGGTATGACATTTGGAAAGTGGCGTACGCAATTACATATAATTACAGCCCTAAAAGCGCTTTCAGATAAGCAAAGTGTGCAGCAGGTGTCGGAGTTACTAGGGTATGAGTCGGTGAGTGCATTTATTACTATGTTTAAAAAAGTGATGAAAAAGTCGCCCATGAAATACATGAGCGACTTAAATCAGTTAAATTAG